CGGGATAATGCTGACGTTGGACACCCAGAGCGTTCCCGGACCGAGCGAGACACCGACTGGTTCGTTCAGCCCGGTGACCGGGCCGGCTATTACCTGTTTCGGCGCGACATTGCCCGACTGACTCGGGCCGAAGCGCATCACTTTCGCTGCGCCTAGATCGGCGACCCACACGTCGCCTCTATCGCTTATGGCGATGCCTGAAGGCTTGACGAGTCCGGTCGCCGGGCCTTCGATCGTGCGGATCGGTGCCGCATCGCCGCTTGCGCCGGGCGCGAACTCCTCGATCGCAGTCAGATTGAGATTGGCCACCCACAAGTCGCCGTTCTTGTCCACCGCCGTCGCTACCGACCATACGCCGCCGTATGACGACGCCGTGAGCGTGCGCGCTGGAGGCGTGTCGCCGTTCGCACCGGGCGCGTACACGACGATGGCATTTGGAGACGCGCCGACCGCGCTCGTCGCCGCATACAAGTAGCCGTTGGAATCGACCGACAAGCCGGCGACACCGAATAGCAACCCCGTATCGGGCCCGCTGATCGTGGCCACGGGCGAAACGTCGCCGTCGGCATCGAAACGATATTCCGTTATGGATGCAGTCGCCGGAAAGCCGTTGGCGGCATAAATGAGTTGCGGGTTCGCCATTTGGGCGTTTGACGCACCGCGCGCGGTGGAGCTTCCGATCACACCGATGACCGCGGCCACCGACAACGATAAGAGCACACGGATTGCACGCATACGGTGGACTTATCTCAGCGGGTCGAGGCGCCCTCTGGCTCGGCGGTCACTTTCGCCATACGACGATAGACCGCGGCGGTCGAGATGAATCTCGACCGCTCCCCGGTTCCTGTCGCGAGTCGGTTAGTGGCCGAAGCTCGTCGTGATGTCGAAGTAGAAGTCGCGTGAGAGCTTCGAGTTCGTGCACGTCGCGTGGAGCTGATCGTAGTATCGGCTGCCCTGCGAGATGAGACTTTGGCCGGTGACCTGCCACGTGCCCGAGACGCCGCATTCGAGTCCGCGGATGTACACGTACTCAGCGTTCACGGCGTCTGCATCGGTCTTCGCGGTGACGACGAGCGCCTTCGCAATGCTGGTGCCGTCGTGCGCCGCGTCCACGACCACCTGCGCCGGAGGCGGAGTCGGCGGCAACGGCCTAGACTCCTCGATCGCGCTCACCTGACCGTTGTCGATCGTATAGAACCATCTCACGCCGTCGGACTCGCCGTACGCAACGCTCGAGCCGCTATCGTAGGTGGCGATCGGAGCGCCGCGCGCGGTCTGAAGCGCAGCCGCCGACATGCCGAGCGCGCCGCCGAACGGATCGGCGAGCGACGATTGCTTCGCCGGCTTCATGCGAGCCGCGATGTTGACGAGCTGGTCCTGATCGAAGAGCAGCTCGAGCCCGACGTTGTGGCGGTCGAAGTCGTAGCGCCACAGATCGCCGGCCGAAGTCGGCACGATCTCGAGCGGCTTGCCGAGTGTCGCCCGAACGTTGAGCGTCGACTCACCGAGGGCGAGGCCGAGCCAGAGCGGCATCCCGGCTGGCGAAGCGGGGGGAGCGGGGCTTGCCGCGTCCGTCGCGCTAAGGTGTGCCGAATTCCGCTCGGCATACCACATCATTGTCATCGAGGCCGGGTTCCAGATCGGCCCCAGCGCGAGCATCATGCAGACGACCAATGCGGAAGTCATCGCGCACTCCCTCTGCTCTAATGTATCGGCAGTTCTGTCCGGAGGGGAGCGATCAGCCTTCTGCTTTGCCGGGGGCCGGCACCGCTGCGGGCGCCGGGGCTGTGAGCTTGGTCCGTCCCAACGCGACGACGACCGCAGCGTACAAGATGCCGAGCCCGATCGTGACGGCGGCGATGATCTGATCGAGTCCGGATTGGTGACGGAAGTTGAGGTCGAGCAGTGCGGCGATCGCGAGCGTGCCGATCGCCGGCAGGACGACGCGCGTCATGTCGGTGAGCGGAGTCCCTTTTCGGACGAAGTGCACCACGCACGAAGCGCCAGTCAGGATGAACGTGAGGTTCAGCAATACCGCCGTCGCGTTGACGACCTCGTTGAGTGCGGCGTTCGCCGAGGGCAGCAGTCCGGTGAGGATGGTGATGACGAACACGCCCGCATTGACGACGGCGATCGCGACGTACGGCGTGCCGAAGATCGGATGCACCGCGGTGAGCGAGCTGGGGAATAGCCGGTCTCGCGCCATCGAGAACATGCCGCGCGAGATGCCGAGCTGCGTCGTCCACAGCGTCGCCGCCGTCGAGACGAGGACCGTCGCGATCATCGCGGTGGAGAACCAGCCGCCGCCGAGCCGTGCGGCGATGTACGCAAGGCTGTCGTCCGAGTTCGACGCTAGGCCTGCGAGCGGAGCGATCTTCATGAAGGCGATCATACAAACGAGGATGAGGACGACGGTGAGGACGAGTCCGATGAGGCCGCCGAGACCGGGAATGCGAGAGCCGCCCTGATTCTCTTCGGACGAATACGATGAGACCTCCCAACCGTCCGTCACCCAAACCGCGAGAACCATCGCGGCGAGGAAGCCGTCGAAACCGCCGGATCCGAACGTGAGGATGTGGAGGTTCGAGGCGGGCGCGATCGCCGCCGCGGGCGGATGGAAGAACGCGAGCGCCGCGAAGCCGAGCAGCACCGCGCACTCGAATAAAAGGAAGAGTCCGGAGACGCGAGCGGTCGGGCGGATGCCGCCGATGAGCAGCAAGCTCGCGATGATGACCCAGACGCTGCCGGTTATCGCCACGACGAGCGCGCTGCTCGACCACGTGCTCGGCACGAGATGGAAGTGCGCCGCGAGATCGAGCGTGTAGATGCCTGCCGGCACGACCGCGGCGACGGCTGCGAAGAAATAGGAAAGCACGACGATCCACGCGCCGAAGGCGCCGATGCCCGGACCGAACGCGAGCCTCGACCACGCGTAGGTCGAACCTGCGTCTGGATGCTCCTCGCAAAGCCGGTGAAACGCGATGGCGATAAAGATGATCGGCACCGTCAAAGCGACGAGCGCCATCGGAGCGCCCGTGCCTGCGGCCGCGACCATCAGACCGAACGTCACCGCGATCGAGTACGCCGGAGCCATGCTTGCGGAAGAGAGAATCGACAGATCCGCAAGGCCTAGGACTCGCGCGAGCGAGCGCCGTTGCGTAGCCACGGCACTTCAATTCCGCCCCCTCGCCCTAGCCCCTGCTCGGGCGCCGGGTGCGACATTTGCGCTGTTGCGAGTGCGGAACCTTAAGAGCGCGCCGTCATCGAACTGCGGCTAAAGCTGCGTCGGCATCGACGCGACCGTACCCTTGGCGCGGATCGTTTACGTTCGTCGCAGTCGATGTGATCATCGTCGCGATTTGCGACGGCGTCAGGTTCGGATCCGCCGATAGCATTAGCGCTGCGACTCCGGCGACATGCGGCGATGCCATCGAGGTGCCCGCGATGAGCACCGTCTGACCGCCTCCCCCGAACGCCGTCGTCGAGTACAAGTTGAGTATCCACTGGAGGTAGTCGATGCAGCTCGACACCGGGCATTGGACTTGCTGCGTGCTCGGATCGCCTCCGGGTGCGACGACGAAGTGCCTCGATCTGTCGGTGGTATAGTTGGAATAGCTGGCGACATATTCATATGCGGTGGCGAAGTCGCGCGCCGAGGAGCCGTCGCACAGCGCCGACGCTCCGACGGCGATGACGCCGGTGTCGGCGGCCGGGAAGTCGAGCGCCGGCTGCCCGACACCGCGCGCGTTGCCGTTGCCCGCTGCTGCGACGACGGTCACGCCGGCGGCGATCGCCCGCGCAACGGCGGGTTCCTCATACGTCGGGTCCGCGCTGGCGGAGCCGAGGCTGAGGTTGATCACCTTTGCGCCGTTGCTCACCGCCCAATCGATGGCAGCGGCGACATCGCGCGTCGACGCCGGCGGATTCGGGTGCTGCGGCGAGGGCGTAGGGAAGACGCGCGCTTCCATGAGGCTGATCCCGCCGGCGACGCCTGCGGTCGCGAGCCCGTCGTTCGTGTCCGCGGCGGCGATGCCGGTCGTGTCCGTGCCGTGACCGTTGCCATCTTGGATGCTCGCGCCCGTGTCGACCGAACCGTCACCGCGATCGTAGACGACCGATGCGATGACGCGGCCGCCTTGCAGATCGCGATTGTTCGCGTCGTAGCCGGTGTCGATGATCGCGACGCGAACCGCGTTCGACCCGAACGCCGTCGCGCGTGCCCACGCGCTCGGCAGCGACATCACGTACATATCCCACTGGATCGGCGGATTCGAGATCGCCGGATCTTTGACGTCGTACGGCAGTACACCGAAGTCCGGGTCGTTGGGGATCACGTCGAGCGGATAGCGCAGCGCGATCGGAGCAGCGTTGATGACGCCCGGCAGCGAGCGCAACGTCTGCGCTGCGGTTCGGGGATCGAGCGACGGAGAGATCGCGATCGTCGCGGCATCGTGTCGATCGATCGGTTGCAGGGCGCTTCCGCCGATCGACGAGGCCGCGCGCTGGAGCAACTGTGGATCGGCCGATGCGAAACGCACGCCCACTTCGCCGATGACGATGTCCGTTGACGGTTCGATCGCCGGCGTCCGGATGCGCGCGCCGGCGAGCATCGCCGAGTTCGGAGATCCCGGCACGAGCGCGCTCTGCACGCAGCGTGTCGCATGCACGGGTGGAATCGCGGGCTCGAGCGTTGAGGATCCGCCGCCCCCGCATGCTGCGAGCGCGAGCGCGGCGGCGCACGCCGAGATGGCGGCGGCCGGCTGACGTGCTAGCGCGAGATTGGCGAGCGACATCGCCCGAAACTATTCGGCACGTGCAAGCGCAGGTGCTCCCGAAAACGCTCGGTTGGCCGCCCGCGAAACGCGGGTCAGCGAGCGGCTTTCCAAGCCATGGAGAGTGCGGCGACCGTCGCGCGACGCTGGATGACACCACGCGTACCCGGCAGGGTCAAGCGTCTTACCGTCGTCTTGTCGCCGGGTCTGGCAAGCGCGACGAAGACGAGGCCGACCGGCTTGTCTGGGGTGCCGCCGCCCGGGCCAGCTATGCCTGTCGTCGAGACCGCGATCGTCGAGTGCAGATGTTCGCGGGCGCCGACCGCCATCGCTTTTGCGACTTCCTCGCTCACCGCACCGTGCTTGGCGATAAGCGCGCGATCGACACCGAGGAGCCCCGACTTCGCGTCGTCAGCATACGCGATGACGCCGCCTTTGAAATAGTCGGAAGCACCAGGGATCGAGGCGATCGCCGCCGCGACGAGACCGGCCGTGCACGACTCGGCGACGGCGATCGACCAGCCGCGCGCGCGGAGCGCTTCGCCAAGGCTGTGTTCGAACGAACCGCCGTCGGTGGCGTATATCGAGTCGCCGAGCCGCTCGCGCAGCTTGGCCTCGAGCGATGCTATCAGCGACGACGCCGCTTGCGCGTCTTGCGCTTTCGCGGTGATCTTGACATCGACGAAGCCGGGGCGCGCCAGCACCGCGATGCTCGGGTTGCGGCTTTCGCGGAAGAGGTCGGCGATACGCTCGTCGAGATCGGACTCGCCGATGCCGAGCGTGTGGAGGACGCGAGTCACGATGACCGCTTTGATCTCGAAGCGCTTGACGATCCACGGTATCGCGAGCTCGTGGAGCATCGGATCGAGTTCGGCGGGCGGCCCCGGCAGCGCGATCGCGACGCGCCGGCCGTCGTCGACGACGAAGCCCGGCGCGCTGCCGTGCGGATTGCCGAGCACGATCGCTCCCTCGGGGACCATCGCCTGCCGCCGGTTGTTCGGCGCCATCGTCCAGCCGGCTTGAGCGAAGCGCTGCTCGATGTAGGCGAGGCTCGGTTCGTGGAGCACGAGCCGGCGTCCGAACGCTGCCGCGATGGCTTCGCGCGTGAGGTCGTCAACCGTCGGTCCGAGACCGCCCGCGCAGATGGCGATGTCTGAGCGGCCGAGCGCGTCGCGGACCGCTGCGGCGATGCGCTGCTCGTTGTCGCCGACCGACGTCTCGCGATGGACGTCGACGCCGGATGCTGCGAGGGCCCGAGCTATGGTGGACGTATTCGTGTCGACGAGCTGGCCGAGCAGCAGCTCCGTGCCGATGGTGATGATCTCGGCTGAGGGCATCGCTACTTAGGCTCGAGCAATTCGACAGGGATGCCGTTGGGATCTTCGACGAAGGCAATCCAGCGCGTGCCGCCCGGCGATTTCTTCGGACCTTTGACGACTTTGACGCCTTGGGACTTGAGCTTTTCGCACAGCGCCGGCAGGTCGCCGTCGATCTCGAGCGCGAGGTGCTCGTAGCGGTTACCGATGTCGTACGGTGCGTGGTCTTCGAGGTCGAAGACGAGTTCGATGTACGCGTTCCAATCGCGGCCGACGAACGCCATGTCGGCATTGCCTTCGTAGTGCTGCTTGTCGAGCAATTTCAGACCGAGCTTGTTCGTGTAGAAGTCGATCGACTCGTCCATGTCGTTGACGAAGATCGAGGTGTGCAGGTAACGGGGCACGACGAGCCTCCTACTTCTTCTTCTTCTTGGCGGTTTTTCTCGGCTTGGCGAGGACGGAGAGTTCCCAGCGGTAACCGTCGGGGTCGTGGAACCACAGGCCCATGTTCTTCGAGCCAGGTGCCTCCGGACCGATCTCGTCGCCGGGATCCTCGATGACCACTTTGTTCCGCTTCAGCTGCTTGAGCGCTGCGCGCAACGCAGCCATGCTGGAGAGGTGGAACGAGATGTGGTCGATCGCCTCGGGCCGCGGCGTGCCCTTGATGAGGACGATGCCGATGTCATTGGTGCCGACGACCGCACCGTTCGGGAACTCGAATTCTTTCTTGACATTGAGGTTCTTCATCCACCATGCGGCGGCGCGTTTTGGGTCGCGGACCGCGATGCAGAAGTGGCCGATCGTGCCAAGGCGTATGGGCATTGAGTCGCTCCTTTCGGGAGGGGACGATTGGACTTCGCGCGCGATTTCGCCTTGGCGTGAAGCGGGCCGCGGGTCAGTAGTCGACGGGACGCAGGTAGAACTCGTTGATCGCGGTGTTCGAGATCATCGCCGTCGTCGCGAGATGACGCTTCCAGTGCGTCGCGTCGACGCGCCGTTTCACGAGGAGCACATCCTTCTTGGCGAAGCCGCTCGCGATGATGTCGTCGACGTCGTGCCCGGAGAGCAGGCGGCTCAGGATACGGTCGGCCTGCGCGTACGTGATGCCGAGGTCGTCTTCGTCGGTTTGACCGCGGATGAGGTCCGCGGTCGCGGGCTTCTCGATGATCGCGCGCGGCACACCGAGATGTCGCGCGAGCGCCCACACTTGCGTCTTGAAGAGGTCGCCGATCGGATTGATCGGCGGCGAATCGTCGCCGTGCCAGGTGAAGTAGCCGAACATCCGCTCCGATTTGTTGCCGGTCCCGATAGGGAGGCCGCCGATCTTCGCCGATTGGTCGAAGAGGGCGATCATCCGGACGCGCGCCATGACGTTGCCGCGGCGCTGCGCGCCGGCGTCCGGTTCTTGCGCCAGGTAACCGTCGACGGCGGCCGTGATGTCGACGACGCGGTCGCGGATGCCCGTCTTTTCGATGACGAGCCGGCCGTGCTTCGCGCTCGTCGGGCTCGATGTCGCGTACGGCATGCGGACACCGAGCACGTTCTCGGGCCCGAGGGCGCGGGCGCATAGAAATGCGACGACGGCGGAGTCGACGCCACCGGAGATGCCGACGACCGCTTTCCTGATATCGCGCGCGACGACGAGTTCGTCGCGGAGAAAGCGGACGAGCCAGCGTTCGACGAGCGCCGGATCGATGCGCAGTTCGTCGTCAGCGGTTTGGGTCGGACGGACGATGCGGAAGGCGGTCTTCATGTGCGACGGGAGGGCTTGGAGCGTTGACGCGGCCGCGGCCGAAGCGCGGCCTCGTCATCGAGCATCGCAGTGAGCTCCGCAAGATTCGCTTCGAGGTCGCCGAGCATGGGAAGCGCGGCACGAGCCGCGGTGAGGTCGACCGGATCGACGTCGACCCGGAGGATCGCCGGTGAGTCGAAGGGCGCTTCAGCTCGCAGATCGCCGAACGGTCCGATGAGGCGCGACGATCCGGTGAAGCCTTTGCCGCCTTCGAAACCGAGCAGGCCGGAATACGCGATGAATATGCCGTGCTCGGCGGCTGCGACCCGCGTGATGTCGCGCCAGAGGCGGACATTGGCGGGCTCGGCATCTTCGAGGCCTCGGCCGGGCGACGCGCTCGGGATATAGAGGATCTGCGCGCCGCGCAAAGCGGCGATGGTCGTCGACAGCGAGTGGCACGCGTCTTCGCAGATGAGGATGGCGGCGCGCCCGTGCGGCGTGTCAAACGCTTCGATCGTGCGTCCGCGCGACACGAAGCGCTCTTCATCGAAGACGCCGTACGTCGCGAGGAAAAGTTTTCGGTGGACGTGACGGATCGCACCGTTGCGCCCGAGCGTCGCGTAAAGAGCGCTATTGTAGAGTTTGCCGCCGTCGGCTTCGTAGAATCCGGCTACGATGTCGAACGACGGATGCGAAGCGCCGAGCGCTTTGGCAGCGGTCGCACGGAGACGTTTGAAAAGGTCGTCGGACGTCAGCGCGACTTCGCGGACCGCGCCCTCGACGAAGTAACCGGACAGACACGCTTCGGGGAAGACGATGACATCGGGGAACGGCGCCCGGTCGCGCTTCAACGCGGCAAGCGCATCGCCGATCGCTGCAAGATTCGCGTCGACGTCGCCCTTCACCGGAGCGAATTGGACAAGTGCGAGGCCGATCGGCCTGCCGCCCTTGGGCGAGCGAGCGCCGTTCGGCTTCGGTCGGGGCACGATTCCGAGCGGTTTGATCTCCCGCTGCGCGCGCCGTTTCATCGCTTGGTCGTTCTTCGACGGCGATGGTATCTCCGGTGCCCGCGTACTGGCGTTCCGATTGACACCGGTGCGACGAACGTGGCAGACTGCCCCCATGGATATAGCGGACGCGGTGTTCGAGGTACAGCGGTCGGCGCAGCGCGCACACTTCGACCATGGCTGGCTCGACACGTATCATTCGTTCAGCTTCGCTGATTATCATGACTCGCAGAACGTCCATTGGGGCGTGTTGCGCGTGTTCAACGACGATCGAGTGGCGCCGGGCGGCGCCTTCGGTTTGCACCCGCATCGCGACATGGAGATCGTGACGTACGTCTTGTCGGGCAGGCTCGTGCACGAGGATAGCATGGGCAATCGCGGCGTCGTAGGGCCGGGCGGCGTTCAGTACATGAGCGCAGGCACCGGTGTGCGGCATTCGGAGGCGAACGACTCCGATACGGAACCGCTGCATTTCGTGCAGATGTGGGTGTTGCCGGCGCATCGCGGCGCGACGCCGCAATACGGTCAAAAGGCGTTTTCGCTCGAAGAGCGGTTGGGCAGTTGGTTGCCGGTCGCTTCGGGCGTGCATGGTCTGTATGCCCCGATTTCGATCGGCCAATCGGCCGCTTTCTTCGTGCTCCGCCTCGAAGGCAATTCTACCGCGCACTCTTTTGCCTCCGGCCGGCTCGGGTTCTTGTTCGTCGCGGATGGCGACGTGAAAGCGAACGGCGTTTCGCTTTCTGGAGGCGATGCCGTCCGTTTTTCGGGCGTCGATCGGCTCGATGTCAGCGGCACGGGTGACCTGCTTCTCTGGGACCTCGCGCCCGCAGATTAAGAGCTATCCACAACGTGGATAAGCGGGGGATAGAACCTGCGGGAATTCGCGCAAATGCCCGTCATATAAGGCATTCCCGTTGAACAAACGGGTGTTCGAAAAAACTCTTGCGGCGGCAACATAACCGCTATATAATGTGGTCTACAAGGTCCGCCACCACTACGGATGGGGGCGAACCGCCGTTCGTAGAACACGCGTGTGATTCCGTTCGGCCACCCGAGCCTCTTAGGGCCTCGGGTCTTACGTCGCCCTCAAGAAAGGTACGCACGATTCGATGAAGATCCAGCGCCGCTTCACCCAAACCGGCCTCGACCCGCTCGACGGTATGGAATGGGAGAAACGCGAGTCGGTCATTCGCGAGCCGGACGGCAAGGTCGTCTTCGAGATGCGCGACATCGAGGTGCCCGCGAGCTGGTCGCAAGTCGCGACCGATATTCTCGCCCAGAAGTATTTCCGCAAGGCCGGCGTGCCGCAGCCGGACGGATCGCTCGGACGCGAGACCTCGTTGCGCCAAGTCGTTCGCCGTCTTGCCGGATGCTGGACCGATTGGGGCCGGCGCTACAACTATTTCGACACGGCTGACGACGCGGCCGCGTTCGACGCCGAGATGTCGTACATGCTCGCGAACCAGATGGCGGCTCCGAACTCGCCGCAATGGTTCAACACCGGTCTTGCGTATGCGTACGGGATCAACGGTCCTGCGCAAGGTCACTACTACGTCGATCCGGATTCGCACGAGCTCGTGCAGTCGAAGGATGCGTACACGCATCCGCAACCGCATGCGTGCTTTATCCAGTCCGTCGACGACGATCTCGTCAACGGCAACGGGATCATGGACCTATGGGTTCGCGAAGCGCGGCTGTTTAAATACGGAAGTGGATGCATTTCGGAACGAGCGTTCGTTCCCATCGTCGGACGCGGACTTGTGCGCATCGGCGACCTTTTTAAGGAAGTATCGAAGCAACGTCCTGTCGTCAAT
Above is a genomic segment from Candidatus Eremiobacteraceae bacterium containing:
- a CDS encoding nitrilase-related carbon-nitrogen hydrolase — encoded protein: MKRRAQREIKPLGIVPRPKPNGARSPKGGRPIGLALVQFAPVKGDVDANLAAIGDALAALKRDRAPFPDVIVFPEACLSGYFVEGAVREVALTSDDLFKRLRATAAKALGASHPSFDIVAGFYEADGGKLYNSALYATLGRNGAIRHVHRKLFLATYGVFDEERFVSRGRTIEAFDTPHGRAAILICEDACHSLSTTIAALRGAQILYIPSASPGRGLEDAEPANVRLWRDITRVAAAEHGIFIAYSGLLGFEGGKGFTGSSRLIGPFGDLRAEAPFDSPAILRVDVDPVDLTAARAALPMLGDLEANLAELTAMLDDEAALRPRPRQRSKPSRRT
- a CDS encoding VOC family protein, with the protein product MPRYLHTSIFVNDMDESIDFYTNKLGLKLLDKQHYEGNADMAFVGRDWNAYIELVFDLEDHAPYDIGNRYEHLALEIDGDLPALCEKLKSQGVKVVKGPKKSPGGTRWIAFVEDPNGIPVELLEPK
- a CDS encoding competence/damage-inducible protein A translates to MPSAEIITIGTELLLGQLVDTNTSTIARALAASGVDVHRETSVGDNEQRIAAAVRDALGRSDIAICAGGLGPTVDDLTREAIAAAFGRRLVLHEPSLAYIEQRFAQAGWTMAPNNRRQAMVPEGAIVLGNPHGSAPGFVVDDGRRVAIALPGPPAELDPMLHELAIPWIVKRFEIKAVIVTRVLHTLGIGESDLDERIADLFRESRNPSIAVLARPGFVDVKITAKAQDAQAASSLIASLEAKLRERLGDSIYATDGGSFEHSLGEALRARGWSIAVAESCTAGLVAAAIASIPGASDYFKGGVIAYADDAKSGLLGVDRALIAKHGAVSEEVAKAMAVGAREHLHSTIAVSTTGIAGPGGGTPDKPVGLVFVALARPGDKTTVRRLTLPGTRGVIQRRATVAALSMAWKAAR
- a CDS encoding pirin family protein, with the protein product MDIADAVFEVQRSAQRAHFDHGWLDTYHSFSFADYHDSQNVHWGVLRVFNDDRVAPGGAFGLHPHRDMEIVTYVLSGRLVHEDSMGNRGVVGPGGVQYMSAGTGVRHSEANDSDTEPLHFVQMWVLPAHRGATPQYGQKAFSLEERLGSWLPVASGVHGLYAPISIGQSAAFFVLRLEGNSTAHSFASGRLGFLFVADGDVKANGVSLSGGDAVRFSGVDRLDVSGTGDLLLWDLAPAD
- a CDS encoding S8 family serine peptidase, whose amino-acid sequence is MSLANLALARQPAAAISACAAALALAACGGGGSSTLEPAIPPVHATRCVQSALVPGSPNSAMLAGARIRTPAIEPSTDIVIGEVGVRFASADPQLLQRAASSIGGSALQPIDRHDAATIAISPSLDPRTAAQTLRSLPGVINAAPIALRYPLDVIPNDPDFGVLPYDVKDPAISNPPIQWDMYVMSLPSAWARATAFGSNAVRVAIIDTGYDANNRDLQGGRVIASVVYDRGDGSVDTGASIQDGNGHGTDTTGIAAADTNDGLATAGVAGGISLMEARVFPTPSPQHPNPPASTRDVAAAIDWAVSNGAKVINLSLGSASADPTYEEPAVARAIAAGVTVVAAAGNGNARGVGQPALDFPAADTGVIAVGASALCDGSSARDFATAYEYVASYSNYTTDRSRHFVVAPGGDPSTQQVQCPVSSCIDYLQWILNLYSTTAFGGGGQTVLIAGTSMASPHVAGVAALMLSADPNLTPSQIATMITSTATNVNDPRQGYGRVDADAALAAVR
- a CDS encoding NAD+ synthase, producing MKTAFRIVRPTQTADDELRIDPALVERWLVRFLRDELVVARDIRKAVVGISGGVDSAVVAFLCARALGPENVLGVRMPYATSSPTSAKHGRLVIEKTGIRDRVVDITAAVDGYLAQEPDAGAQRRGNVMARVRMIALFDQSAKIGGLPIGTGNKSERMFGYFTWHGDDSPPINPIGDLFKTQVWALARHLGVPRAIIEKPATADLIRGQTDEDDLGITYAQADRILSRLLSGHDVDDIIASGFAKKDVLLVKRRVDATHWKRHLATTAMISNTAINEFYLRPVDY
- a CDS encoding VOC family protein — encoded protein: MPIRLGTIGHFCIAVRDPKRAAAWWMKNLNVKKEFEFPNGAVVGTNDIGIVLIKGTPRPEAIDHISFHLSSMAALRAALKQLKRNKVVIEDPGDEIGPEAPGSKNMGLWFHDPDGYRWELSVLAKPRKTAKKKKK
- a CDS encoding APC family permease — translated: MATQRRSLARVLGLADLSILSSASMAPAYSIAVTFGLMVAAAGTGAPMALVALTVPIIFIAIAFHRLCEEHPDAGSTYAWSRLAFGPGIGAFGAWIVVLSYFFAAVAAVVPAGIYTLDLAAHFHLVPSTWSSSALVVAITGSVWVIIASLLLIGGIRPTARVSGLFLLFECAVLLGFAALAFFHPPAAAIAPASNLHILTFGSGGFDGFLAAMVLAVWVTDGWEVSSYSSEENQGGSRIPGLGGLIGLVLTVVLILVCMIAFMKIAPLAGLASNSDDSLAYIAARLGGGWFSTAMIATVLVSTAATLWTTQLGISRGMFSMARDRLFPSSLTAVHPIFGTPYVAIAVVNAGVFVITILTGLLPSANAALNEVVNATAVLLNLTFILTGASCVVHFVRKGTPLTDMTRVVLPAIGTLAIAALLDLNFRHQSGLDQIIAAVTIGLGILYAAVVVALGRTKLTAPAPAAVPAPGKAEG